The DNA sequence AACTCGCTTTTCATCAGACTGAGCGCATTCGTGCAAATTTTACCCGTTACGCCCGCTCTGCCCGCATGCACGGCGGCAACCACGCCCCGCCTCTCGTCCGCGATCAAAACGGGCGAGCAGTCGGCGACCAAAACGCAAAGCGTAACGCCTCTAAGCGCCGTTATCACGCCGTCGCAAGGCGGCAGCTCATCCTCTAAATCTCGCAAAATTTCCACGCGATTTGAGTGAATTTGACGCATAAATTTTAGATTAAAGGGCGCGATACCAAGCGTAGCGGCTAAAATTTCGCGATTTTTCGCGACATTTGCGGGCAGGTCGCCGACGTGACCCGCTAAATTTAACCCCTCATGTGCCCCTTCGCTTACTCCGCCAAATCGCGTCGTAAAGCCAAGCTTCAAGCGCTCGCTCTCAAAAACTACGTCTAAAATTTCGCGCTTCATTTTCGTCAAATTTAACCCGCCAAGCCTAATAAAGGCTCGCGATATGCTGAGATTCGTCCCAGCTGATCTCGCTTTTGCCGCCGTTTTGGGCACTGCGGCTAAACTCCAGCTGCCTAGCCACGTAGCGCGCGAGCAGGTCGCTTTCTACGTTTACGCGGCGTCCCGGCTCAAACTCGCCGAACAAGCTCTCGCGAAAAGTGATCGGGATGATCGTGAGGCGCACGCCTGCGGACAAAACTTCGTTGATCGTGAGGCTCACGCCCTCGACTGCGATGCTGCCTTTGTTCGCCATCAAAGGCATGACGCTAGAGGGCAAATTTATATAAAAATCAACCCCGTTTTCGCGCCGCTCTATACGCGCGACCTCGCCGATAGCGTCTACGTGGCCCTGCAGTAGATGCCCGTCCACGCGGTCGGCTAACCGCATCGCAGGCTCGATATGCACGCGTCCGCGCAGATTTTCCGTCACTATGTGCGCCCTAGTTTCGGCGCTAAGCTCCACGCTAAAGCCGTCTGCGTGCAGCTGCGTCACGCTTAAGCATGCGCCGTTTACCGCGACGCTATCGCCTAAATTAGGGCGGTATGCGGCTTTTAGTCGCAGGGTATTTTGCGAATAACTCGCAACCTGCGCGATCTCTCTAATCAGTCCGTTAAACATTTTTCGTCCTTAAATTTTGAGCTATTTTATAAAATTTAGCCTCAGAGCGGGCTAAATTTACCGTCTAAATTTTAGCCGCCCGATTTTTGTCGCGACGCAAATATGCAAAACTAGCAGGATGATCGCGCCCTGCCTCGGTAAATTTAATACACTTTAAAAATATTAAGATAAAATAGGAACTTAATCTTAAACCACAAGAAAAGATAAACTTGAAAAAATCACGACTAGGCCTACTTGAGACCGATATTTTAGACGTTTTGGACCAAAACGAACTCGCTAAATTTAACCGCGAGTTTCTAGCCAAAGGCGCCGCGATCTACGCCGAATCCATCAAAGTCGTGATACTTAAAAGCGGCTCGGGCAAGCTCTCGTTTTTCGAGGATGGCGAGGAGTTTATCGTCTATCATCTCCAAAAAGACAACATCTCGATCATAGACGACGTATGCGTGCTAGAGATCCTAGAGGACAGCGAGATCTACTCGATCGATGCAGACGACATGGGCGAACTGCTAAAAAACGAGAGATTTGCCAAAGCATACGCCGACACGCTCGTAAACATCTCGCTACTGCAGCGCCAAATCATAAAATCGATACTTTTTGAAAGCGCTAAGGGGCGCATCGCAAACTTCCTAGTCGAGCTCGCCGCCGAGCAAAATTTGACGCAAAACGGCTATCACTACGTCTTTTTACCGTTTTCGCTAAAGGTGCTTTCAAGCTTCGTCGGACTCAAGCGTCAAAGCGCAAGCACGGCGTTTAACGAACTAATCAAAGACGATATCATCAGGCGCATAACGCCGCATGAAATTTTGATAGTGGATTATGAAAAGCTGCAAAGCTATACGAACTGAATTTATAAAATACCGTTTTGACTAAGGTATTCTCTCCACTGCTCTATCTTATATTTTCCCTCGTTTAGTCCCTTGACGAACCCCATAAACACGCTCATTTGAGCGGGGCTGGCGTATCCGGGGAGTTGGAAAATTTTATTCCAATATTTATCGAAAATCACTACGTTTGGGATCTCTTTTGCTTCAAGAGCAATCCTTAGCGCAAGAGTATCTTTTACGTTTTTCTGGTCTCTTAAAGCATATTCGTTATTTTCATTTACGTCGATGCGGTAGACGTTAAAGTCTTTGGCCAAATTTGCAAGTTCGGCGTTTTCTTCCAAATCTAGCTTTAGGCGTTCGCAATACTCGCAATCCTTGCTTTCAAAGATTAACATCACGCCCTTATCGTCCGCAGATAGTAAAATAGGCTCTCCGCGGTCTGCAGCAAAAACGCAAGACATCAAAAACGCCAGCAAAAAATAAGCGGCCTTTCTCACTTTTTACTTTCCTTTTTCGTCACGTCTATGCCGTGCTTTAGGTAGTAGTCCCTAAGCGCTTCGTAAATTTCGCCGTTTTTCCTATCTTTATCTCTCCAAATGCCCTCTTTCATAAAATTCATCGTCTGCAAAAATTGCTTCGGCGGCATGTATCCTGGCACCATGAGGATTACTTTGCCTTTTTCGTCGGAAAATATAATACTAGGCGTAGCGTCGATAGCGTAGATAGATAGTAGCGTCTTCGTGTCTACGTCCATAAATTCGCCGTCGTGGTAAAATTTGTGATTTAAATTTTTATGCGCTCTTAGATAATACGACGAAAATTCGCCTTTTAATCTAGCGCCGAGTTCGGGATTATTTTTAACGTCGGCCTTTAGCTGATCAGAATACGGATCGGTATTCGTGCCAAAGACTATTATCATGATTTTTTCGTTCGGAGCTATCTTTGCGCTATCTTGAAAAAAATCAAATATCGCCGAGTCGTTTGCGGCGTATATTACTTTTTCGTTAGCGCTTATCGTTTGTCCGGGTGTTTTATCCATGCTTGCGGTTTTGGCGGCCTTTTCGTTACAGCCTCCTAGTATCGCCATAGACGAGAGTAGAAGTATTTTTATTAAAATTTTAGTATCCATAAACACTCCTTTAAGGGGCGAATGCGTTCGCCCCTTTTTGCGTTTTATTTTTTGATCTTAGCCGCTTTATGCAGCGTCTCGTTCATCTTGTCAATATGCTCTTTAGCATTTAGCGTCTTGTCGCTGCTCATCTTATCCCACAAGGCCTTATCGGACATATTTTGATGGCAACCTATGCACGCGCCTATCTTTTCGATCTTATCCCTTAG is a window from the Campylobacter massiliensis genome containing:
- a CDS encoding Crp/Fnr family transcriptional regulator; translation: MKKSRLGLLETDILDVLDQNELAKFNREFLAKGAAIYAESIKVVILKSGSGKLSFFEDGEEFIVYHLQKDNISIIDDVCVLEILEDSEIYSIDADDMGELLKNERFAKAYADTLVNISLLQRQIIKSILFESAKGRIANFLVELAAEQNLTQNGYHYVFLPFSLKVLSSFVGLKRQSASTAFNELIKDDIIRRITPHEILIVDYEKLQSYTN
- a CDS encoding polyphenol oxidase family protein; protein product: MKREILDVVFESERLKLGFTTRFGGVSEGAHEGLNLAGHVGDLPANVAKNREILAATLGIAPFNLKFMRQIHSNRVEILRDLEDELPPCDGVITALRGVTLCVLVADCSPVLIADERRGVVAAVHAGRAGVTGKICTNALSLMKSEFGCEASDLRVFVGANIKARNYEVGELDLGEFNRYKKEGKFDMEAALRDEFTALGMGRAEFDPRCTFETQELFSYRREGITGRFCGFAMNKILPR
- a CDS encoding thioredoxin family protein — its product is MDTKILIKILLLSSMAILGGCNEKAAKTASMDKTPGQTISANEKVIYAANDSAIFDFFQDSAKIAPNEKIMIIVFGTNTDPYSDQLKADVKNNPELGARLKGEFSSYYLRAHKNLNHKFYHDGEFMDVDTKTLLSIYAIDATPSIIFSDEKGKVILMVPGYMPPKQFLQTMNFMKEGIWRDKDRKNGEIYEALRDYYLKHGIDVTKKESKK
- a CDS encoding riboflavin synthase, with translation MFNGLIREIAQVASYSQNTLRLKAAYRPNLGDSVAVNGACLSVTQLHADGFSVELSAETRAHIVTENLRGRVHIEPAMRLADRVDGHLLQGHVDAIGEVARIERRENGVDFYINLPSSVMPLMANKGSIAVEGVSLTINEVLSAGVRLTIIPITFRESLFGEFEPGRRVNVESDLLARYVARQLEFSRSAQNGGKSEISWDESQHIASLY
- a CDS encoding thioredoxin fold domain-containing protein; its protein translation is MRKAAYFLLAFLMSCVFAADRGEPILLSADDKGVMLIFESKDCEYCERLKLDLEENAELANLAKDFNVYRIDVNENNEYALRDQKNVKDTLALRIALEAKEIPNVVIFDKYWNKIFQLPGYASPAQMSVFMGFVKGLNEGKYKIEQWREYLSQNGIL